Proteins encoded within one genomic window of Pseudomonas cannabina:
- a CDS encoding sugar ABC transporter ATP-binding protein yields the protein MHAVLDNPTLHNSEVTPEAVLCLRNIIGKSYGPVQVLSQINVDVRPGEVLALLGENGAGKSTLSSIIAGLVQPEAGGSMTWLGQDYAPASPGAALGAGIGLIHQEIRLLAQLSIAENIFVGRLPMRHGKVDRDYMQAQAQKQLERLGLNVPASRKVEGLSVAAQQLVEIAKALTLNARLLILDEPTAALGGEETELLFQQVERLKAQSVSFIYISHRLEEIARIADRILVLRDGRQIALHATAQVPVRELVEQMVGRSLERIFPALQAPQDRVMLQVKDLTCREFALHGIDFSVRAGEVIGIAGVVGAGRTELIRVIAGAARDIQGHMQLDGETVHLRSPSQAIQAGVVLVPEDRKQQGVVVEHRIEDNLVYGNTDLLHSGNWVLPKSLHEFARNAISRLGVKGAPEQRIDSLSGGNQQKVIIAKWLARNPKVFILDEPTRGIDVGARAAIYEVIAELAATGMAVIVVSSDLDEVLGLSHRVMVMSRGRQMGILERGEATPVSVMEMATA from the coding sequence ATGCACGCTGTTCTGGATAACCCGACGCTCCACAACTCTGAGGTCACACCTGAGGCGGTGCTGTGCCTGCGCAACATCATCGGCAAGTCCTACGGCCCGGTGCAGGTGCTGTCGCAGATCAATGTCGATGTCCGGCCGGGCGAAGTGCTTGCCCTGCTTGGCGAGAACGGCGCGGGCAAATCGACGCTGTCCTCGATCATCGCCGGCCTGGTGCAGCCCGAAGCGGGCGGTTCCATGACCTGGCTCGGTCAGGACTACGCGCCCGCCTCGCCGGGTGCGGCGCTGGGGGCCGGTATCGGCCTGATCCATCAGGAGATCCGCCTGCTGGCGCAGTTGTCGATTGCCGAAAATATCTTCGTCGGTCGTCTGCCCATGCGTCACGGCAAGGTCGACCGCGACTACATGCAAGCGCAGGCGCAAAAACAGCTCGAGCGTCTGGGCCTGAATGTACCGGCGTCGCGCAAGGTCGAGGGCCTGAGCGTGGCCGCGCAGCAACTGGTCGAGATAGCCAAAGCCCTGACCCTGAACGCACGTCTGCTGATTCTTGACGAACCCACTGCCGCGCTCGGCGGTGAAGAAACCGAGCTGCTGTTTCAGCAGGTCGAGCGCCTTAAAGCGCAGAGCGTGTCGTTCATCTACATCAGCCATCGTCTGGAAGAAATCGCGCGCATCGCCGACCGTATTCTGGTGCTGCGCGATGGTCGCCAGATCGCGCTGCATGCCACGGCTCAAGTGCCGGTGCGTGAACTGGTCGAGCAAATGGTCGGGCGCAGTCTGGAGCGCATATTCCCTGCCCTTCAGGCCCCGCAGGACCGGGTGATGCTGCAGGTCAAGGACCTGACCTGCCGGGAGTTTGCCCTGCACGGCATCGACTTCAGCGTGCGCGCCGGAGAAGTAATCGGCATCGCCGGCGTGGTCGGCGCAGGCCGTACCGAACTGATCCGCGTGATTGCCGGCGCAGCCCGGGATATTCAGGGCCACATGCAGCTGGATGGCGAAACCGTCCACCTGCGCTCACCCTCGCAAGCGATTCAGGCAGGCGTGGTGCTGGTGCCGGAAGACCGCAAACAGCAAGGCGTGGTGGTCGAACACCGCATCGAGGACAACCTCGTTTACGGCAACACCGACCTGCTGCACAGCGGCAACTGGGTGTTGCCAAAAAGCTTGCACGAGTTTGCCCGCAACGCCATTTCGCGCCTCGGCGTGAAAGGTGCGCCCGAGCAGCGCATCGACAGCCTGTCCGGTGGCAATCAGCAGAAAGTCATCATCGCCAAATGGCTGGCCCGCAACCCCAAAGTGTTCATTCTCGACGAGCCGACCCGAGGCATCGACGTCGGTGCGCGGGCGGCGATCTACGAGGTGATCGCCGAACTGGCGGCTACCGGCATGGCCGTGATCGTGGTCAGTTCCGACCTCGATGAAGTATTGGGCCTGTCGCACCGGGTCATGGTCATGAGCCGTGGCAGGCAGATGGGCATTCTCGAACGTGGCGAAGCAACGCCGGTGTCAGTCATGGAAATGGCCACCGCCTGA
- a CDS encoding SDR family oxidoreductase — translation MRLFRLDGQVAFVTGAGSGIGQAIAVGLAEAGADVACFDLPGSAGIGSTVERIAALGRRALALEGTVTDRAALDAAIARSEAELGALSVAVNCAGIANAQAAEELELQRWQTMLDINLTGIFLSCQAQAAVMLPRGKGAIVNIASMSGSIVNRGLLQAHYNASKAGVIHLSKSLAMEWADKGLRVNCISPGYTATPMNSRPEVAEQVKIFEQTTPMGRMASVDEMVGPAIFLASQASSFCTGVDLLVDGGFVCW, via the coding sequence ATGCGACTTTTTCGACTTGATGGTCAGGTGGCTTTTGTGACCGGCGCCGGCAGCGGCATTGGTCAGGCCATCGCAGTAGGCCTCGCTGAAGCCGGGGCTGACGTAGCGTGCTTCGATTTGCCGGGCAGCGCGGGCATCGGCAGCACCGTGGAACGCATCGCCGCACTGGGCCGCCGCGCCCTTGCGCTGGAAGGCACCGTCACCGACCGCGCCGCGCTGGATGCCGCCATCGCGCGCAGCGAGGCAGAACTGGGCGCGCTCAGCGTCGCCGTCAACTGCGCCGGGATCGCCAACGCCCAGGCTGCCGAAGAGCTGGAGTTGCAACGCTGGCAGACCATGCTCGACATCAACCTGACCGGCATCTTCCTCAGTTGCCAGGCCCAAGCGGCAGTCATGCTGCCGCGCGGCAAAGGCGCCATCGTCAACATTGCCTCGATGTCCGGCAGCATCGTCAATCGCGGGCTGCTGCAAGCCCACTACAACGCCTCGAAAGCCGGCGTCATCCACCTCAGCAAAAGCCTGGCCATGGAGTGGGCGGACAAGGGCTTGCGGGTCAACTGTATCAGCCCCGGCTACACCGCCACGCCGATGAACTCGCGTCCGGAAGTGGCCGAGCAAGTGAAAATTTTCGAGCAGACCACGCCCATGGGGCGCATGGCCAGCGTCGACGAAATGGTCGGCCCGGCGATCTTTCTGGCCAGTCAGGCCTCTTCATTCTGTACCGGCGTCGACCTGCTGGTGGACGGCGGATTCGTCTGCTGGTGA
- a CDS encoding SDR family oxidoreductase, with the protein MYQRFSGKTVVITGACRGIGAGIAERFAQEGANLVLASSDLERVTFTSEQLASEYAVNSIAVGLDVTDEADIQRLYQSAHERFGSIDVSVQNAGIITIDHCESMPRADFDKVLQVNTTGVWLGCREAARYMVKQGSGRLINTSSGQGRQGFIYTPHYAASKMGVIGITQSLALELARHNITVNAFCPGIIESEMWDYNDRVWGEILSTDEKRYAKGELMAEWVRNIPMRRAGKPSDVAGLVAFLASDDAAYLTGQAINIDGGLIMS; encoded by the coding sequence ATGTATCAACGTTTTAGCGGCAAAACCGTGGTCATCACCGGTGCCTGCCGAGGCATCGGCGCAGGCATTGCCGAGCGCTTCGCTCAGGAAGGCGCCAACCTGGTGCTGGCTTCCAGCGACCTCGAACGCGTGACGTTTACCTCCGAGCAACTGGCCAGCGAATACGCGGTCAACAGCATCGCGGTGGGCCTGGACGTGACCGACGAAGCCGACATCCAGCGCCTCTACCAGAGCGCCCACGAGCGCTTCGGCAGCATCGATGTGTCAGTGCAAAACGCCGGCATCATCACCATCGACCATTGCGAAAGCATGCCCCGCGCAGACTTCGACAAGGTCCTGCAGGTCAACACTACCGGCGTCTGGCTCGGCTGCCGAGAAGCCGCCCGCTACATGGTCAAACAAGGCAGCGGGCGGCTGATCAACACCTCGTCAGGCCAGGGCCGCCAGGGCTTCATCTACACTCCACATTACGCCGCGAGCAAGATGGGCGTGATCGGCATCACTCAGAGCCTGGCGCTGGAACTGGCGCGGCATAACATCACGGTGAACGCGTTCTGCCCCGGCATCATCGAAAGTGAAATGTGGGACTACAACGACCGCGTCTGGGGCGAAATCCTCAGCACCGACGAAAAACGCTACGCCAAGGGCGAACTGATGGCCGAGTGGGTGCGCAACATACCCATGCGCCGCGCCGGCAAACCCTCGGACGTCGCCGGGCTGGTCGCCTTTCTGGCCTCGGACGACGCCGCCTACCTGACCGGCCAGGCGATCAACATCGACGGCGGGCTGATCATGTCCTGA
- a CDS encoding sugar-binding transcriptional regulator, whose protein sequence is MSQIEEQRLMSKIASLYYEEGLKQSEISTRLDLSQSFISRALRRALQEGVVKITVMRPQGLHLELETRLQKMYGIRQVIVVEATEPDDEESIKQAIGSAAAHYLETSLSAQDHIGISSWSSTIRAMVSHMHPQPGKQSAQEVVQLLGGVGNKGAFEATLLTQRLATLLNCPAFLLPSQSIEQSVESKQRIVEMEEVKEVLHRFDSITLAIVGIGELEPSQLLRNSGNYYTEDMLRVLAERGAVGDICLRYFDAHGKPVLEEDEEFVVSMGLGKLRSINRVLGLAGGVRKVQAIRGALLGGYLDVLITDVGTARGLGG, encoded by the coding sequence ATGAGCCAGATTGAAGAACAACGGCTGATGAGCAAAATCGCCAGCCTCTACTATGAAGAAGGACTCAAACAGTCCGAGATTTCCACCCGGCTCGATCTTTCACAGTCCTTCATCAGCCGCGCCCTGCGCCGCGCCTTGCAGGAAGGCGTGGTGAAAATCACCGTCATGCGCCCGCAAGGCCTGCACCTGGAGCTGGAAACCCGGCTACAAAAGATGTACGGCATTCGCCAGGTGATCGTCGTCGAAGCCACCGAGCCGGACGACGAAGAAAGCATTAAACAAGCCATCGGCTCCGCCGCCGCGCACTACCTGGAAACCAGCCTCAGCGCTCAGGACCACATCGGCATCTCCTCCTGGAGCAGCACCATCCGCGCGATGGTCAGCCACATGCACCCGCAACCCGGCAAACAAAGTGCCCAGGAAGTTGTGCAACTGCTCGGCGGCGTCGGCAACAAAGGCGCCTTCGAAGCCACCTTGCTGACCCAACGCCTGGCCACCCTCCTCAACTGCCCCGCTTTCCTACTGCCATCGCAAAGCATCGAGCAGTCGGTGGAAAGCAAACAGCGCATCGTCGAAATGGAAGAAGTCAAAGAAGTCCTCCACCGCTTCGACAGCATCACCCTCGCCATCGTCGGCATCGGCGAACTCGAACCCTCACAACTGCTACGCAACAGCGGCAATTACTACACCGAAGACATGTTGCGCGTGCTGGCTGAGCGGGGAGCGGTTGGGGATATTTGCTTGCGGTACTTTGATGCGCATGGGAAACCGGTGCTTGAGGAGGATGAAGAGTTTGTGGTGTCGATGGGGTTGGGTAAGTTGCGGTCGATTAATAGGGTGCTGGGGTTGGCTGGGGGGGTGAGGAAGGTGCAGGCGATAAGGGGGGCGCTGTTGGGGGGGTATCTGGATGTGTTGATTACGGATGTGGGGACTGCGCGGGGGTTGGGGGGGTGA
- a CDS encoding IS5-like element ISPsy19 family transposase yields MPKTGRPRSIAAEHYPVLVKLAHAQPYSSQAELALVFFAETGITAHPDTFAKALKMAGITRVKQRAKGSFQSPEPNKAYGYNETHRRQLPEQLYPSCLTDTEWALVADLFESQGGRGVPPLHSRRTLLEACCYVVRTGCSWRMLPRDFPHWDNVYKTFRRWSAQGKFEQMHDRLRAQWREREERADSPSAAILDSQSTRSSPQGGDSGYDAGKKVKGRKRSLIVDTLGLLLAVSISAASVQDRDAADDAVAYSKEKYPSLSTLFVDSAYAGKWAQRTHQLHAIDVQVIRGPNNRRTGQWHSEQGDLFSVEPVQTGFVVMPKRWVVERTHAWNERARRLIMHHDRLFAVSEAWVWLAEARILARRLTT; encoded by the coding sequence ATGCCTAAAACCGGACGTCCTCGCTCGATTGCCGCCGAGCACTATCCCGTGCTGGTGAAACTCGCTCATGCACAGCCCTATTCCAGCCAGGCCGAATTGGCGCTCGTATTCTTCGCCGAAACCGGTATCACTGCGCATCCCGACACCTTTGCAAAAGCGTTGAAAATGGCAGGGATTACGCGTGTAAAGCAGCGGGCCAAGGGAAGTTTTCAGTCACCTGAACCTAATAAAGCCTATGGCTACAATGAAACCCACCGCCGCCAACTGCCGGAGCAGCTATATCCGAGTTGCTTGACAGATACCGAGTGGGCACTGGTCGCCGACCTGTTTGAAAGCCAGGGCGGACGAGGAGTGCCACCGCTTCACTCTCGGCGCACGTTGCTGGAAGCCTGTTGCTATGTCGTACGCACGGGGTGCTCATGGCGAATGCTACCCCGCGATTTTCCTCATTGGGACAATGTCTACAAAACGTTCCGCCGGTGGAGCGCTCAAGGCAAGTTCGAGCAAATGCATGATCGCTTGCGAGCTCAATGGCGTGAGCGGGAAGAACGCGCTGACAGCCCGTCAGCAGCGATCCTGGATTCACAGTCGACCCGCAGTTCTCCTCAAGGCGGTGACAGCGGCTACGACGCAGGCAAAAAAGTGAAGGGGCGTAAACGAAGTCTGATTGTCGATACATTGGGCCTGCTGCTGGCTGTCAGTATCAGTGCTGCAAGCGTGCAGGATCGTGACGCGGCGGATGATGCGGTGGCGTACTCGAAGGAAAAATATCCGTCACTGAGCACGCTTTTTGTTGATAGTGCGTACGCAGGAAAATGGGCACAGCGCACCCATCAACTGCACGCTATCGATGTTCAAGTGATCCGTGGCCCGAATAACAGAAGAACAGGGCAATGGCACTCTGAACAAGGCGATCTATTTTCCGTGGAGCCTGTTCAGACTGGATTTGTGGTCATGCCCAAGCGATGGGTAGTGGAGCGAACTCATGCCTGGAATGAGAGAGCTCGGCGACTGATCATGCATCATGATCGCCTTTTTGCGGTAAGCGAGGCATGGGTTTGGTTGGCCGAGGCTCGAATACTCGCGCGCCGACTCACTACATGA